From Apium graveolens cultivar Ventura chromosome 9, ASM990537v1, whole genome shotgun sequence, the proteins below share one genomic window:
- the LOC141685038 gene encoding uncharacterized protein LOC141685038 has product MEPLMEMGAGVGIDLISPEAHKIRRATHLAFHATNNDTEYEALINDLELALEMKVENLNVFSDSMIVVYQINGGGGYQVKGPRTELYLKCVKRIISRFNERHPSVPEHEVGSIGSDLGPTWMTHILAYLKEGSLPDEKNEARRIKYKATRYVIYDGVLYRRGFSVPLLKCMDVDECNNILRDVHEGICGNHSGVAP; this is encoded by the exons ATGGAGCCTCTAATGGAGATGGGGGCAGGAGTTGGAATTGATCTAATTAGCCCAGAGGCCCACAAGATTAGACGTGCGACCCATCTGGCCTTCCATGCAACCAACAATGATACCGAGTATGAGGCCCTGATTAACGACCTCGAGCTAGCTTTGGAAATGAAGGTGGAAAATTTGAATGTGTTTAGTGACTCCATGATCGTGGTCTATCAGATAAACGGGGGGGGGGGGTACCAAGTTAAGGGGCCAAGAACAGAGCTTTACCTGAAGTGTGTGAAAAGGATAATCTCGAGGTTCAACGAG AGGCATCCTAGTGTGCCCGAACACGAAGTGGGCAGCATTGGAAGTGACCTCGGCCCTACATGGATGACACATATTTTAGCTTACTtaaaggaaggatcacttccagATGAAAAGAATGAGGCAAGAAGAATAAAGTACAAGGCAACACGATATGTGATATATGATGGGGTATTATATAGAAGAGGGTTCAGTGTGCCCCTCCTCAAGTGTATGGATGTGGATGAATGCAATAATATCCTAAGGGATGTGCACGAGGGCATTTGTGGAAATCACTCGGGGGTAGCTCCTTAG